A window of Equus caballus isolate H_3958 breed thoroughbred chromosome 10, TB-T2T, whole genome shotgun sequence contains these coding sequences:
- the EQUCABV1R924 gene encoding vomeronasal 1 receptor equCabV1R924 (The RefSeq protein has 1 substitution compared to this genomic sequence) encodes MANRDLAIGVIFLTQTVVGILGNVSLLCHYIILYFTESRLRCTDLILKHLIVANFLALFCKGVPQTMAAFGWKNFLSNFGCKLCFFLHRVGRGVSIGSICVLSVFQVITISHRNSRWAELKVKAPNYIVPSISLFWILQVLVNVIFPIFVTGKLSNKNITNHKDFLYCSSVVHDKTSDSLYAALLSVPDVFCLGLMLWASSTMVFILYRHKQRVQHLRRDNISRRSSPESRATKTILLLMSTFAFFYAVACIFQVPLSVLNNPDWLLVNLTAIMAVYFPTVSPFLLMHGDSSVSRPCFAWIRNIKSPNLMRNR; translated from the coding sequence ATGGCCAACAGGGATTTGGCAATAGGAGTGATCTTCTTAACACAGACCGTGGTGGGGATCCTGGGCAATGTCTCTCTTCTTTGCCATTATATCATCCTTTACTTCACTGAGTCCAGGTTAAGGTGCACAGATTTGATTCTTAAGCACCTGATTGTAGCCAACTTCCTAGCCCTCTTCTGTAAAGGAGTCCCTCAGACAATGGCAGCATTTGGGTGGAAAAACTTCCTCAGTGATTTTGGATGcaaactttgtttctttcttcacagggtggggaggggagtgtccATTGGTAGCATCTGTGTCTTGAGTGTCTTCCAGGTGATCACGATCAGTCACAGGAACTCCAGGTGGGCAGAACTTAAAGTAAAAGCTCCCAACTACATTGTCCCCTCTATTTCCCTGTTTTGGATCCTGCAAGTGCTGGTAAATGTCATTTTTCCTATCTTTGTAACTGGCAAACTGAGCAACAAAAACATCACAAACCACAAAGATTTCCTATACTGTTCTTCCGTTGTTCATGACAAAACCAGTGACTCATTATATGCAGCATTGCTATCAGTCCCTGATGTTTTCTGTTTGGGGCTCATGCTTTGGGCCAGCAGCACCATGGTTTTCATCCTGTACAGGCACAAGCAGAGGGTCCAACACCTTCGTAGGGACAACATCTCCCGCAGATCCTCCCCTGAGTCCAGAGCTACCAAAACCATCCTTCTCCTGATGAGCacctttgcctttttttatgCAGTTGCCTGCATCTTTCAAGTTCCTTTGTCTGTTTTAAATAATCCTGACTGGCTCCTGGTGAACCTCACTGCAATCATGGCTGTGTATTTCCCAACAGTCAGCCCCTTTCTGCTCATGCATGGTGACTCCAGTGTATCCAGACCCTGCTTTGCCTGGATAAGGAATATAAAATCTCCTAATCTTATGAGAAATAGATAA
- the EQUCABV1R923 gene encoding LOW QUALITY PROTEIN: vomeronasal type-1 receptor 4 (The sequence of the model RefSeq protein was modified relative to this genomic sequence to represent the inferred CDS: inserted 1 base in 1 codon), with product MVCVVHASYSHAGSSSSEDKYQSLINDRMVASEXAVGIIFSLQTTFGILGNFSLLYHYLFLYLTGCRLRSTDLIIKNVIAANLLVLFSMGIPHALSSFGWYQIFDYFGCKTFYYVCGVGRGMSISTTCLLSVFQAIMISPNNSRWAELKVKAPRCIVPSILLCWILQVLVNVVFPMFMTSNWSNKNITNQKDFGYCSAVQHDKIRDFLYAALLSSPDVFCLGLMLWSSSSMVFILYRHKQRVQHLRRTNVSSRSSLESRATKTILLLVSTFVYFYTLSFIFRVCLALFNSPNWFLLNTNSGITLCFPTLSPFLFMSCDSSVSKFCFTWIRNTKSPNIIRNM from the exons ATGGTATGTGTGGTCCATGCCTCTTATTCCCATGCAGGATCCTCTAGCTCAGAAGACAAATATCAGTCGTTGATAAATGACAGAATGGTCGCCAGTG TGGCAGTAGGAATCATCTTCTCATTACAGACTACATTTGGAATCCTGgggaatttctctcttctttaccaTTATCTTTTCCTGTACCTCACTGGGTGTAGGCTAAGATCCACAGATTTGATTATCAAGAACGTGATTGCAGCCAACTTATTGGTCCTGTTCTCTATGGGAATCCCCCATGCATTGTCATCTTTTGGCTGGTATCAGATCTTCGATTATTTTGGATGCAAAACTTTTTACTATGTTTGTGGAGTGGGCAGGGGTATGTCTATTAGCACCACCTGCCTCTTGAGTGTCTTCCAGGCCATCATGATCAGCCCCAATAACTCTAGGTGGGCAGAGCTTAAAGTGAAAGCTCCAAGGTGCATTGTCCCCTCTATTCTCCTGTGCTGGATCCTGCAGGTGCTGGTAAATGTAGTTTTTCCTATGTTTATGACTAGCAATTGGAGCAACAAAAACATCAcaaaccaaaaagattttggataCTGTTCCGCTGTTCAGCATGACAAAATCAGAGACTTTTTATATGCAGCATTGCTATCATCCCCTGATGTATTCTGTTTGGGGCTCATGCTCTGGTCCAGCAGCTCCATGGTTTTCATACTGTACAGGCACAAGCAGAGGGTCCAACACCTTCGTAGAACCAATGTCTCCTCCAGGTCCTCCCTGGAGTCCAGAGCTACCAAAACCATCCTTCTCCTGGTGAGcacttttgtctatttttacacCCTTTCCTTCATCTTTCGAGTGTGTTTGGCTCTTTTTAACAGTCCCAACTGGTTTCTCTTGAACACCAATTCAGGAATCACTCTGTGTTTTCCAACCTTAAGTCCCTTTTTGTTCATGAGCTGTGATTCCAGTGTATCCAAGTTCTGCTTTACCTGGATAAGGAATACAAAATCTCCTAATATTATACGAAACATgtaa